The window TTTGGGAATCCAATATATTTGGAAAATCTCTGCACGAGCTCGTTAAAGAAGGCTTGCAGAACAAGCTATATAGAATGCCAGAAGATGCACAGGCAAAACTAAAAGAAACTTTGCAAAAAATTATAAATGAAGGAAGTGGTGGTCTTATTTGTATAATACTTTAATACAAAAAGGTCCAACTGCGAAGGAGCTGGACCTTTTTGTTCTTTTAATATCCTCTTGCAAGGTAAATGTAACCTTTTTCAACATCACATGCAAGGTTTACACTTTTCGTATTTGATTTTGCTAAAAGATCGTTTGATGATGCATAGCCGATGTAAAGAGTATCGTATCTTTCTACACGGGTGTAATCACTTGTAGTGCAGATGATCATTGATGGCGCTTTTCTTGATTTTAAAAGTCTTATGAGTATATCTTTTTCACGTTGTTTGAGGCTTTCAAAGGGGATGTCCAAAACAACAATCAGAGGTTTTTTCTCAGCTGATAAATTTTTAATCCTAATCCACTGATAGAACGAAAAATCCAAAATTGAACCACTTTTGGTTTTTAAAAATACTATATTGAACTTTTCATTCTTTTCATATGGTGGATTGCCCTTTTCAAGATTGTAACATTTCAAATAGCTGCCAATGTTTGATTCTATTTTTTTCTTGATCTCACTTGGCAGATTTTCAAAACTCTTTGTCAGAAAGATAACAGATGACTTTGCAAGTTTTTCATCAAACTTTGCAACATACTGGTTTATATTTTCAACAGGAGGTAGATTCACAATATCGCCTGTGAGATTGTCAATCCAGAGGTAGCCTTGCGTCTTTTGCGGAATAAGCATAATATAGTCTAAGGTTTTGTAACTTTCTACATTCAAGGAATAGCTTTTGAAATCTTCACTTTTTATCTGAGGTATTTCAACCTCTTTTTGTGTGTCGTTTAACATTTTAAAGCCAAGGTAAACTTTGACATTTTTTGCGCAAAGGTCAAATGAAATTTTACTTATATTTGTAAGGTCAACAGGAGTTTTGAAGATGAGTTTAAAACTTTTTGCTTTTGTTGATGAGAGGCTGAAGTATATCTTGTTTGAATATTTACCCTGTGTCTTGTTCTTAGATGAAAGAAACATCGAAATACCCTTTGGACAGCTTAAGGCAAGGTAATCAAACGACCTAAGAAGCTGTAAAGTCTTACCTATTCCAACGGGTATACTGCATTTAAAATCTTTGTAAGTAAATGTTACAAAGCCTCTAAAATTAGATTTTGCTATAAAACTTCCGTCTTTGAACTCAAAAGCAGGATTTTTTTCTACTTGAACTTTTCTTGGGTCTATCTCTTTAAAGTGGCCAAGCTTATCTTTTATATAAAACCTTAGCCTTGTCGACTCACCGGGCAAAAGGTAAAGCTGCTTTTTATTTGTGGTCAAAATCTCCGGTTTGTACACCGAAATCTTTTTTTGTGCAAAAGCTTTCTGGTACACATCTTCATACACACAAGATATTGTAACAACACCATCTTTGTAAGGAGTAAATATGCCATCTTTTATGTCTATCTCGTAAGCATCTTGGTATACCTTCAAATATACAGCATCATATGCGATTGTGTTGTAGAACCTGTCCTTTGCAAAAACCTTTATGGGATACTCTTCGCCTGCAAAGACCTTGTCAGGACAGTCTATATAAAATGTGGCAATTTTATCATCTCTGTATTTGTAAAATGCTGTTATTGAATCAAAAACTTTTCTAGTCTCACCTGTGTTGTAAAAAGCTTTGAGATTTCCATCATTGTCCTTTGCAATAAGCTGTGTAGAGTACCCACCATCAAGGTTTATGGCTGTCCACACTCCAATTGACTGCAAAAAACTTGCAAGCTCACCTTGTGATAGGCCAATACTCTCTCCATTTCGGCCATCAACCGCAACAAGATAGAGGTATCGACCAGTTTTGTCAATGCCAATTGCAGAGCGAGGATGCCTCCCTAGAATCTCATGCGTAAAAGTTGATATTTTACCATCTTTTAACAAGAAGGTATTACCAGATGCCGCAGCTTTTATCTTCTCAAGGGGAACAGAGAGGTCTATCTTTATCTCCACCTTGTCGCCCACTTTGAAGTTTGTTTTTAGGTTTTTAGCATAGTTTCCTGTTGCCGCCAAAAGATATTCATCTTTCTCCAAGGCAACAGGTGGAGATTCTTCTTTGATATCTTTGATAATGCCATCTTTTATAATAAGCTCCACAATTCCCTTGTAGTTGTTTCCAATGGTTTTTTGAATATACTCGCCTGTGAACAAAATAGGGTATGTCAAATCGCCTGTGAACTTGTTTATGTGTGCAATCTTGAATTCATAACCAGAATCCACATTTACAAGCTTGTATGAAAGACCATTTATATAGTCAAAAAGAATTTCATTCGAGTTTGTGTACACAAAGGCCGGAAAGGTATTTTGCTTGTTATTTGGTGAAGACAGAATTTTACCACCTGATACAGAAATTCCAATTGGCCAGATTTTGTTGTAGTTTGTTTTGGTGTTTGTGTAAAAGAAGTTTGCGTTTATTGCAGCAACAGGGTTTTTATCGATTTGATTATAAACCATGTTATAAACAAAATCGCCTGTGTTTGCAACGCTGGCTTTCAGCACGTCAAAGTCAAATCCATCATCTATAAGGTCAAGCTTTATGCAATTTATATCTACAAAACCTTCATCTGTCAAAATTTCATACTTTTCGTAATATGTGCGAGGAGCAATCTGTTGTGTTGTTTTAAATCTCAAGATTTCTGTGCATGGCTTTGCAAATGTTGATATAACAATAGATAAAATTGTTGCAAATGATATAAAACTTATAAACCTTTTCATCTTCAAACTTGCCTCCACTCTATTGTCATAAAAATTTTATAATGTTTAGTCTTTTAATCCCCATATATTTCTCTTTATAGCATTGAAGACCAAATCCTTAGTTGCGGGATGAAACTGTTTTAAGCTTTTCACAAACTCTTTCATTCTTTGCCTGTTAGTTTTTCCATTTGCAGGGCATGGACTTGTGATTACGGGAAGTTCGAGCCTTTTTGCAGCAGACCTCAAGTCATGTTCTTTTAAGTAAATCATAGGTCTTATAGTTGTAATTTGAGTTCTGTCAAGGTACGTCTTTGGGGAAAAACAGTAGATTCTTCCCTCGAAAAATAAACTCAGGAAAAATGTTTCAACTACATCATCCAAGTGATGTCCAAGCGCAACCTTGTTGCAACCAAGACTTTTTGCAGTGGAGTTAAGTATTCCACGGCGAAGGTTTGCACAAAGCGAGCAAGGATTATCTTCTTTTCTAATGTCAAACACAATTTGTTTTATCTGCGATGGAACAAGATGAAATTCAACATTTATTTTATCACAAAATTCTTTGATTGGCAAAAAATCCATTCCTTCAAATCCCATATCAACTGTGATTGCTACAATCTCAAATTTTTTTGGATAAAACCTTCGCATAAAACTTAAAGTATAAAGCATAGTGAGACTATCTTTTCCGGCAGAAACACCAACTGCAATTTTATCTCCTTCTTCTATCATTTCAAAATCTTCTATAGCTTTTCTCACTTTGCTGAATATATGCTGCATTTTTATTCCCCCAAATGCTATTATTTTGATTTATATTGTAGACATTAATGAATTATACCATGTTTGTTATAATATAAGGAAGTTAAAAAATTCCTCATTACTGCCTCTTGACGAAAATTAAAAATGGTGCTATTATATAAATGCTGATGGCGGGGTGTAGCTCAGCTTGGTAGAGCACGTGGTTTGGGACCATGGGGCCGGAGGTTCAAGTCCTCTCACCCCGACCATTAAAAGGGTATTGACAAAAATGTAGAGTCTATGTTAAAATACAAAAACGTCGACTCTCAAAAAAAGAAGAAAGTAAAACATGGAGGGGTACCCAAGTGGTCAAAGGGGGCAGACTGTAAATCTGTTGCCGCAGGCTTCGTTGGTTCGAATCCAACCCCCTCCACCACTAAGATTGAAAATGGTGCTGGCGTAGCTCAATCGGTAGAGCAGCCGACTTGTAATCGGCAGGTTGCGGGTTCGAGTCCCATCGCCAGCTCCATTTAATTTAATAAAAAAGGATAACAGGTGCGCCATTAGCTCAGTTGGTAGAGCAGCTGACTCTTAATCAGCGGGTCTGGGGTTCGAGTCCCTAATGGCGCACCATTTAAATGCGCCCATAGCTCAGCTGGATAGAGCAACGGACTTCTAATCCGTAGGTCGGGGGTTCGAATCCTCCTGGGCGCGCCATTTGTTTTTGAGGGGTTTGAAGTTTGGAATAATATAACAAATGCATTTTCTACAGCTACCCTACAGCTACCCGAGAAACTGTAAAAATTTGGGGTAACTACTCCACTATCTTAGGAGTGGTTACCCTTTATATTTATATTCTCAGACAAATTGTTCAATTTCATTGCTGCAACTTTCTTTATCTCTGGCATGACATGAGAATAAATATTTTGTGTTGTTGAGATGTCATTATGCCCTAAAAGCTCTTGGACAACCTTTGGATGTTCATTGGCTTCTAAAAGTCTTGTTGCGTATGTGTGTCTTAAAGCATGAAAGTTTATATCAAGATTTGCCTTTTCAATTATGCGGTAGAATACTCTTAAAAAATTTCTTGGTTCAATTGGAGTGCCAAGTTCTGTTGCAAAGACTAAATTGTTGTCTTCATACAGGCCTCCAGCTTTCAGCTTTTCTTCAAGTTGTCTTTTGCGATGTTCTTTAAAGCCCATCTTTTCTTTTGTATATACTGCCTTCATTAATTTCCTCTCTTTTTTGTTTTGGTAGGCATTTTATAACACCTCTTTTATTTGAGCAAAGTCTATTTCAAGGTCTTCAAAAAGAGAAACCTTTATCTTATCATTAAAAGTGTGGACTTTTGGATATGAATATCCCATCTCTGGACGATATACATACACAAAAATGTTTTGCTCATATGGATTAACAATCCAATATTCTTTGACTCCAAATTGAGTGTAAAGATTAAGTTTTCGGATATAATCATGTGCAGGATTATTTTGTGACACAACCTCAATTATCATCTCAGGAGCTCCAACACAGCCTTTATCAGTAAGCTTTTTCTTATCACAAATAATTGATATATCAGGCTGAACAACGTTGACTGCCTGTTTTTCATCCTGTCCTTCCTCTATTAGGACTACATCAAATGGAGCTGTGTAAACTTTGCAGGGCTTATTAGAAGATTTGAGATAATTCTTTATCAATGTTGCAAGCTCTATTACAATTTCTTGGTGTACTCTTGAAGGTGCAGGGCTCATATCATAGATGACACCTTCAATGAGCTCTACTCTTGCGTCTTGTGGCAGCTGAAGATAGTCTGCATAGGTGTAAACCTTAGGTATCCTCACTTGCATCTGAATCACCTTCTTTGATGATTATTTCAATACTAATTATACAGTAGTTACAATTTTATTTTAACTCCCTCTTTGTTAGCTA is drawn from Caldicellulosiruptor diazotrophicus and contains these coding sequences:
- a CDS encoding phosphodiester glycosidase family protein translates to MKRFISFISFATILSIVISTFAKPCTEILRFKTTQQIAPRTYYEKYEILTDEGFVDINCIKLDLIDDGFDFDVLKASVANTGDFVYNMVYNQIDKNPVAAINANFFYTNTKTNYNKIWPIGISVSGGKILSSPNNKQNTFPAFVYTNSNEILFDYINGLSYKLVNVDSGYEFKIAHINKFTGDLTYPILFTGEYIQKTIGNNYKGIVELIIKDGIIKDIKEESPPVALEKDEYLLAATGNYAKNLKTNFKVGDKVEIKIDLSVPLEKIKAAASGNTFLLKDGKISTFTHEILGRHPRSAIGIDKTGRYLYLVAVDGRNGESIGLSQGELASFLQSIGVWTAINLDGGYSTQLIAKDNDGNLKAFYNTGETRKVFDSITAFYKYRDDKIATFYIDCPDKVFAGEEYPIKVFAKDRFYNTIAYDAVYLKVYQDAYEIDIKDGIFTPYKDGVVTISCVYEDVYQKAFAQKKISVYKPEILTTNKKQLYLLPGESTRLRFYIKDKLGHFKEIDPRKVQVEKNPAFEFKDGSFIAKSNFRGFVTFTYKDFKCSIPVGIGKTLQLLRSFDYLALSCPKGISMFLSSKNKTQGKYSNKIYFSLSSTKAKSFKLIFKTPVDLTNISKISFDLCAKNVKVYLGFKMLNDTQKEVEIPQIKSEDFKSYSLNVESYKTLDYIMLIPQKTQGYLWIDNLTGDIVNLPPVENINQYVAKFDEKLAKSSVIFLTKSFENLPSEIKKKIESNIGSYLKCYNLEKGNPPYEKNEKFNIVFLKTKSGSILDFSFYQWIRIKNLSAEKKPLIVVLDIPFESLKQREKDILIRLLKSRKAPSMIICTTSDYTRVERYDTLYIGYASSNDLLAKSNTKSVNLACDVEKGYIYLARGY
- a CDS encoding tRNA 2-thiocytidine biosynthesis TtcA family protein, with product MQHIFSKVRKAIEDFEMIEEGDKIAVGVSAGKDSLTMLYTLSFMRRFYPKKFEIVAITVDMGFEGMDFLPIKEFCDKINVEFHLVPSQIKQIVFDIRKEDNPCSLCANLRRGILNSTAKSLGCNKVALGHHLDDVVETFFLSLFFEGRIYCFSPKTYLDRTQITTIRPMIYLKEHDLRSAAKRLELPVITSPCPANGKTNRQRMKEFVKSLKQFHPATKDLVFNAIKRNIWGLKD
- a CDS encoding Uma2 family endonuclease, which produces MQVRIPKVYTYADYLQLPQDARVELIEGVIYDMSPAPSRVHQEIVIELATLIKNYLKSSNKPCKVYTAPFDVVLIEEGQDEKQAVNVVQPDISIICDKKKLTDKGCVGAPEMIIEVVSQNNPAHDYIRKLNLYTQFGVKEYWIVNPYEQNIFVYVYRPEMGYSYPKVHTFNDKIKVSLFEDLEIDFAQIKEVL